Proteins encoded within one genomic window of Bacillus thuringiensis:
- a CDS encoding proline--tRNA ligase, with amino-acid sequence MKQSMVFSPTLREVPADAEIKSHQLLLRAGFMRQNASGIYSFLPFGLKVLHKVERIVREEMERAGAVELLMPAMQAAELWQESGRWYSYGSELMRMKDRNAREFALGATHEEVITDLVRDEVKSYKKLPLTLYQIQTKFRDEQRPRFGLLRGREFLMKDAYSFHATQESLDEVYDRLYKAYSNIFARCGLNFRAVIADSGAMGGKDTHEFMVLSDVGEDTIAYSDTSDYAANIEMAPVVATYTKSDEEEKALEKVATPDQKAIEEVSTLLNIAADKCIKSMVFKVDEKLVVVLVRGDHEVNDVKVKNVYGASVVELASHEEVKELLNCEVGSLGPIGVTGDIEIIADHAVASIVNGCSGANEEGFHYVNVNPERDFKVSQYTDLRFIQEGDQSPDGNGTILFARGIEVGHVFKLGTRYSEAMNATFLDENGKTQPLIMGCYGIGVSRTVAAIAEQFNDENGLVWPKAVAPFHVHVIPVNMKSDAQREMGENIYNSLQEQGYEVLLDDRAERAGVKFADADLFGLPVRVTVGKKADEGIVEVKVRATGESEEVKVEELQTYIANILK; translated from the coding sequence ATGAAACAAAGTATGGTATTCAGTCCTACATTACGTGAAGTTCCAGCTGATGCGGAAATTAAGAGTCATCAGTTATTACTTCGCGCAGGTTTTATGCGTCAAAATGCTTCTGGTATTTATAGTTTTCTACCATTTGGATTAAAAGTACTACACAAAGTAGAACGAATCGTTCGAGAAGAAATGGAACGCGCAGGCGCGGTAGAATTATTAATGCCAGCAATGCAAGCTGCAGAATTATGGCAAGAGTCAGGTCGTTGGTATTCTTACGGATCTGAATTAATGCGTATGAAAGATCGTAACGCTCGTGAATTCGCATTAGGAGCGACACATGAGGAAGTAATTACGGATCTTGTGCGTGATGAAGTGAAATCATATAAAAAATTGCCGTTAACATTATACCAAATTCAAACAAAATTCCGTGATGAGCAAAGACCTCGTTTCGGTTTATTACGTGGAAGAGAGTTTCTAATGAAAGATGCATACTCTTTCCATGCTACACAAGAGAGCTTAGATGAAGTATACGATCGTTTATACAAAGCATACTCTAACATTTTTGCTCGTTGTGGTTTGAATTTCCGTGCGGTTATTGCTGATTCTGGAGCAATGGGCGGGAAAGATACACATGAATTTATGGTATTATCTGATGTAGGTGAAGATACAATTGCGTACTCTGATACATCTGATTATGCAGCGAACATCGAAATGGCTCCTGTTGTAGCTACGTATACGAAGAGTGACGAAGAAGAGAAAGCACTTGAAAAAGTAGCAACGCCAGACCAAAAAGCAATTGAAGAAGTATCTACATTATTAAACATTGCAGCTGACAAGTGCATTAAGTCTATGGTATTTAAAGTAGATGAGAAATTAGTAGTTGTACTTGTTCGTGGTGATCACGAAGTAAACGATGTGAAAGTGAAAAATGTATACGGCGCTTCAGTTGTTGAGCTTGCTTCTCATGAAGAAGTAAAAGAATTATTAAATTGTGAAGTTGGTTCATTAGGACCGATTGGTGTAACTGGTGATATCGAAATTATTGCTGATCACGCTGTAGCATCAATTGTTAACGGATGTTCAGGAGCGAACGAAGAAGGATTCCATTATGTAAATGTAAATCCAGAACGTGACTTTAAAGTAAGTCAATATACAGATTTACGCTTCATTCAAGAAGGAGACCAATCTCCAGACGGAAACGGAACAATTCTTTTCGCACGCGGAATTGAAGTTGGTCATGTATTCAAATTAGGAACTCGTTATAGTGAAGCAATGAATGCAACATTCCTGGATGAAAATGGAAAAACACAACCACTTATTATGGGTTGTTACGGCATTGGTGTATCTCGTACAGTGGCAGCAATTGCAGAGCAGTTTAATGATGAGAACGGTTTAGTTTGGCCGAAAGCTGTAGCACCGTTCCATGTGCATGTAATTCCAGTAAATATGAAATCTGATGCACAACGTGAAATGGGTGAAAACATCTATAACTCATTACAAGAGCAAGGATATGAAGTATTACTAGATGATCGTGCAGAACGTGCAGGTGTTAAATTTGCAGATGCAGATTTATTCGGCCTTCCAGTTCGCGTTACAGTTGGTAAAAAAGCAGACGAAGGTATTGTAGAAGTGAAAGTACGCGCTACAGGCGAGTCTGAAGAAGTAAAAGTAGAAGAACTTCAAACATATATTGCAAATATTTTAAAATAA